A genomic window from Chlorobium phaeobacteroides DSM 266 includes:
- a CDS encoding CoB--CoM heterodisulfide reductase iron-sulfur subunit A family protein: MAKIGVFVCHCGENIGSRVDCEKLTEAMNNHPGVSVSVQYKYFCSDPGQENVKKAIRENNLTGIVVAACSPKMHEATFRKACAEAGLNPYLCEIANIREQCSWVHSDKDMATEKAIEITRSLIEKVKLNNELQPIEVPVTRRALVIGGGIAGIQAALDIANAGREVVLVEREASLGGHMSQLSETFPTLDCSQCIMTPRMVEAAQHPKIRLLTYAEVEQVDGYIGNFNVKVRLKARYVDMKSCTGCGDCMLKCPVKKISSEFECGLGKRTAIYTPFAQAVPNIPVIDKKNCIYFKNGKCKQCAAVCELNAIDFEMQDEIINLEIGAIVVATGFQVQNTAMYGEYGYGKYPDVITGLQFERLASASGPSDGKILRPSDGKEPRTIVFIQCAGSRDPSKGVRYCSKICCMYTAKHAMLYAHKVHGSKTRIFYMDIRAAGKGYDEFTRRAIEEDEAGYVRGRVSKVWRENDKLMVRGVDTLLGRPMEIAADMVVLATAMVPQPDAKDFAKVIGITYDEYGFYNEAHLKLRPVETTKAGIFLAGACQSPKDIPDSVAQASAAASKVLGLFSRDQLEREPVIAENNENTCSGCWGCVLACPYNAIEKKDILNRSGELVKQVAFVNPGLCQGCGTCVTFCRSNSIDLAGFTERQIFAEVMGL; this comes from the coding sequence ATGGCTAAAATAGGCGTATTTGTTTGTCACTGCGGTGAAAATATCGGATCAAGAGTTGACTGCGAAAAGCTGACTGAAGCGATGAACAACCATCCTGGCGTTTCGGTCTCCGTGCAATACAAGTATTTCTGTTCGGATCCGGGTCAGGAAAATGTCAAAAAGGCTATCAGGGAGAACAATCTGACAGGCATTGTCGTCGCCGCCTGTTCGCCTAAAATGCACGAAGCAACGTTCAGAAAGGCTTGTGCGGAAGCGGGTCTCAACCCTTATCTCTGCGAAATAGCAAACATTCGCGAACAGTGCTCCTGGGTGCACAGCGACAAGGATATGGCTACTGAAAAGGCTATTGAAATAACCCGTTCACTGATTGAAAAAGTAAAACTGAACAATGAGCTGCAACCAATCGAGGTTCCTGTCACCCGACGAGCTCTGGTTATCGGCGGAGGAATTGCCGGAATTCAGGCCGCCCTTGATATAGCAAATGCCGGTCGTGAAGTTGTGCTTGTCGAACGTGAGGCTTCGCTTGGCGGACATATGTCGCAGCTTTCCGAAACATTCCCGACGCTCGACTGTTCACAGTGCATTATGACCCCGAGAATGGTCGAAGCTGCGCAGCATCCGAAAATTCGCCTCCTGACCTATGCGGAAGTCGAGCAGGTAGACGGCTATATCGGAAATTTCAATGTGAAGGTGCGCCTTAAAGCCCGTTATGTCGATATGAAATCCTGTACAGGGTGCGGCGACTGTATGCTGAAATGTCCGGTAAAAAAAATATCAAGTGAGTTTGAATGCGGTCTTGGCAAACGTACCGCTATTTACACCCCTTTTGCACAGGCTGTCCCGAATATTCCGGTTATTGATAAAAAGAACTGCATCTACTTTAAAAACGGAAAATGCAAGCAGTGTGCCGCAGTGTGCGAGCTCAATGCGATTGACTTCGAAATGCAGGACGAGATTATCAATCTTGAAATAGGGGCGATTGTTGTTGCCACCGGTTTTCAGGTTCAAAATACCGCCATGTACGGAGAGTACGGGTATGGCAAATATCCTGACGTTATTACCGGTCTTCAGTTTGAACGACTTGCTTCTGCCAGCGGACCCTCTGACGGCAAAATCCTGCGCCCTTCCGATGGCAAAGAACCCCGGACAATCGTGTTCATTCAGTGTGCCGGTTCCCGCGATCCATCCAAAGGTGTCCGTTACTGTTCGAAAATTTGCTGCATGTACACGGCTAAACATGCCATGCTCTATGCCCATAAGGTACATGGCAGTAAAACCAGAATCTTTTATATGGACATCCGGGCTGCGGGAAAAGGGTATGATGAATTTACCCGCAGAGCTATCGAAGAGGACGAGGCCGGATACGTAAGAGGAAGGGTAAGCAAGGTATGGCGTGAGAACGATAAACTCATGGTCAGGGGCGTTGATACGCTGCTTGGCAGACCGATGGAGATTGCCGCTGATATGGTTGTGCTTGCTACAGCCATGGTGCCGCAGCCGGATGCAAAGGATTTTGCGAAAGTGATCGGCATCACCTATGATGAATACGGATTCTACAACGAGGCCCACCTGAAGCTTCGCCCGGTTGAAACGACCAAAGCCGGAATATTTCTTGCGGGAGCCTGCCAGTCTCCGAAAGATATTCCCGATTCGGTCGCGCAGGCATCGGCTGCCGCAAGCAAGGTTCTCGGGCTGTTCAGCCGTGACCAGCTTGAACGCGAACCGGTGATTGCTGAAAATAATGAAAACACCTGCTCCGGCTGTTGGGGCTGCGTTCTTGCCTGTCCCTATAATGCTATCGAGAAAAAGGATATTCTCAACCGTTCGGGCGAACTGGTCAAGCAGGTCGCATTCGTTAATCCCGGACTCTGTCAGGGATGCGGTACATGTGTTACCTTTTGCCGGTCAAACAGCATCGATCTGGCAGGTTTTACCGAAAGACAGATTTTTGCTGAAGTCATGGGCCTTTAA
- a CDS encoding hydrogenase iron-sulfur subunit, whose protein sequence is MSEPFEPKIVAFVCTYCTYAGADLAGTSRLKYAPNIRIVRLPCTGRISPMFILKALQKGADGVLVSGCHPGDCHFTHGNFHARRRWTVFRALLSFTGIPVERIKFSWISAAEGAKFAEFVNTLTEEIRSLGPFEQYKELINETEAPASH, encoded by the coding sequence ATGAGTGAACCATTTGAACCGAAAATCGTCGCATTTGTCTGTACCTACTGTACCTATGCCGGCGCAGACCTGGCGGGTACAAGCCGGCTCAAGTACGCACCGAACATCAGAATTGTCCGTTTGCCCTGTACAGGAAGAATCAGCCCAATGTTTATTCTCAAGGCTCTGCAAAAAGGGGCCGATGGCGTGCTTGTAAGCGGTTGTCATCCGGGGGACTGCCATTTCACCCACGGAAACTTTCATGCAAGAAGACGATGGACGGTATTTCGGGCTCTCCTGAGCTTTACAGGCATACCTGTCGAACGAATCAAGTTTTCATGGATCAGCGCGGCTGAAGGCGCCAAGTTTGCTGAATTCGTCAACACGCTGACCGAGGAAATTCGCAGCCTTGGACCTTTTGAACAGTACAAGGAGTTGATCAACGAAACCGAGGCCCCGGCATCACATTAA